The Alosa sapidissima isolate fAloSap1 chromosome 12, fAloSap1.pri, whole genome shotgun sequence nucleotide sequence ggaaatttggtctctgcatttatcccaatccgtgaattagtgaaacacacacacagcacacagtgtacacacactgaggtgaagcacacactaatcccgacgcagtgagctgcctgcatcaacagcggcgctcggggagcagtaaggggttaggtgccttgctcaagggcacttcagccgtgcctactggtcggggttcgaaccggcaaccctccggttacaggtctgaagtgttaaccagtaggccacggctgcccagagTAAAAGCAAGTACAGTAAACATAAAGAACACAAAACCATGAAGCTGCTACATTATGTCCTTAAGTGATTTCAACACCTGGTGTAGTAGTAAGATAGGGGATAAGGAGCTGTGCTCTTGAGTAAGGCACATtagcacacagagacaggctCTTGCAATAATTGATGTAAGTCACTTCGAATAGAGGCGTCAGCCAAATGAATGAAtaagtaactaagtaacataTCTGGCCGTGATCTGCACAAATCAGATAGGATCTGTCATAAGGAACACACTTTTAAGGAAGTTAGGTTGGGACTCATGAGGCCCTAGGCAAATACAACTGTACTGACCCTTACGAGGAATGTCAACAGACTAGTCTCAACAAACCCAAGCAGTTCCTGGTAGTATACCAGGCTTGACAAACATAAACCTCACGGCAGAATTCAGTGCGAGAGATTCATTCCCTGCTCATTTTCAGCCACTTAATCAGTGGCAGGCAGCTAGTCTGCATTGCAGTTTCCTGCATCAAAGGAGAATATGCCTGGCTGGAGATGACTGATTCAGGTTGATCAGCATCAACTTACAGAGCAGTCATGACTAAAAACTGAACTTCCTGGTAAACAGAGCACATAATCAAGGCATTTATTCCTCCTGACCTGTACAGTATACCTGTGCAATATATGTGGCTATAAGTACTACATATCAACATTATTATAAGTTTCAATTTCAGCACAATATCCTTAAATTTAATGTAATATAGCAACAAAGAGCTTTCTGTGTTATCTGTTAGTTTCGGGATAGTAACCTAAACCAATTAAAACTAAAGGCACACTTTCAAAAGTTAAAGTTAAAGGCACACTTTCATGATAAGTTAAGTAGATTGTGGGGACAGTTCAATATCAAATTGGGACCGAATCCATCACTCCTGGCCCAGGGTTTTCCAAAAGGATAAGAGCCAACGTCTGACATGAGACATGATTcaacttcagtgtttcccatacattgacttatttgtggcggcccaccacaatatcaacatacaTACTTATATGGGATGCAATCCGttcatttcatttctctctctctgtaattcAGTCATGTGCAAGCATAAGAAGCAGTATGCCTacgctaacgttagaatactgttgggttgtcgaGGTCAGCACCCTATAatgttacagctacttgtcaatatcaACTTCTCGTGCAAGGCAATTATAACTATAGCATAATATATAACATAGCACAATATCCAACAGAGTATTTGCtcaacatcccccccccccctctccttcacTTACCACAACTaatacaattcaattctgtggaaAACACTGAACTTCCCAAAAACATTTCTACAGAAATACAACAGTAGATCTTGTCTTAGGAATGTCCCTGGCCTGTCGTAACCCACCCCTAATCAGGACCAGGTCTCTCTATATCTGCAGCACTTCCGAGAGGGTGAAAGGAATGTCTGGGGCCTACCGTGTGCGTAGAGCCTGCCAGGCGGCATCGATGTCTGCGTAGAGGTTCTTCTCGGACGGCTTGCCCGTGCTTACTCCGTAGCCTGAGTAGTCGTAGGAGAAGATGTTGCAGTTTATCCGTGTGCCGAGGCCGATGTAGAAGCTGCTCATCTGTCCCAGATCCACCGCGTTGCCATGGGAGAAGAGGATGGTAAACCTGTGGGGAAATGCAGAGAAGAGGGGGTGAGTGGGTGGGACTGAGAATGGCGTGCGTGCCTTCGTCCTGTCAGTCTCGCTCGCACCGTATTGTCAAGGGCCTCCGAGTCGCAGGTCTCCCTGCCCTGAAGGATGTCACTAATTACATGTGACTAATTAAACTGTTCCCACAGGGCTTCTTTTGCCACAGTGCCACGTAATGTGTGCCACTGACAAAAATAAAGGCACTCTTCCACCAGCATTGTTTTACATTCACACAGTACGCAAAGCAGAAATATGAACGTGAAAGATTTCATTGCTAAAAAAACAGGTCATCTTAACACACGGATAAAGTTTACACACACTTCAACGCGAGCTGTAGAGCCATGAAAAAAGCTGGCCATGTAACTGGCAATAAAACCAAACCACTTGGATTTAGCTTTACGAGTGGTTCTTGCTGGTCAAACCACTGAGACTGAGTCACTGATGGTTAGACAACATAAACGATCCATGATCTGTGATCATTTCCTTCCTAACCTTTAAAGCGTCCCAGCATTGCTCAAACGGTGGCCAAAACTAAAAACCATATGAAAGTTTCCATTTCTTGACATTACCAGAAAACCACAGCAGTGAACGCTTTTCACCTCCACATAAAGACATGTTTCCACACACATCTTATAATGAAAATAGTTAAATTCTAAACCATCAAATCAATACAAAATGTATAACTTTCAATCAAATGACCTTTTCTCAGGGCACCTAAGGGCGATAGATTGCCATCTAGATTACTAAATCCAGACTCCTCATTCAGCCTTTAATACATCAAAAGGAGAAAACAAGTCGAGCAGCATGCATGGCAAAATGGCAACATTTTTGTACCAACAGCAAAGTAACATTCGTAAATAGCATGAATAGCAAACACAACAGCTGCTTGAAACGAGTCGTCACAGGGACACAACAATGGGCTGTCAGCTGAGGAAGGGTAAAGGTTAGAGACAGCTGACACAGGCAAGAAAACTAGGAAATGGGACAGATgtggaggggggaaaaaaacagaactgATGCCATGCAAATAAGTGCCGAGAGTGGAAAGAGGGAGGTGAGCTTATCACAGGAAGTTTTGACACATAGAGACCGGAGGCAAGACAAAAGGACTAAAAACAATCCACGGGGAGAGCCGCTCGAGCAGGACAGAGGTTCACCTCCGAGGCAACACCTGTAATACATATAAAGGGACACAGACACTGTGTTCACATCACCTAGTTGTGGGCTGAAGTGTGCCACAGGGTGGGCTTGACACATTTCTGGCCATCTCTTCTCTACTCCACACCTCTAgatatctatccatctctctgtctctcactctctgtctctcactctctgtctctcactctctgtctctcactctctgtctctcactctcactctgtctatctatccTGGCTATCCACCCCCCCTCCCGCCCCTTGCTTGTGCCTTCATTCTctttctgcctgtctgcctgtatcTCCACATCTGTCCCCAACAGTATCTCCTGCTCTCTGGAGCTCCGTCCGGCTCGCTCACCTGGCGGAGGGGGCGCAGCGGATGTACATGCAGCCCACTCGGTTGCCCCGGCTGGAGCGCGTCAGGAACACTTCCGTGACGTCCAGCTCTCTCTGGGAGTACTGAAACTCCGCTCGCTCGGTGAGGTGCAGCTTCCATCGGCCCTCTCCGGCCGCAGTGCTGCCTGCCCCCCCTCCTCCGCCCCCGCTGGCGCCTccgccaccccctcctccccgcgCCCGCAGGCTTGTTGCTGCGGGCGCACCCGCGGGCACGGGCCCTGCCTCCAGGTCGGGCAGGAGGGCATAGGTGGGCTCCGGGGGCAGGAAGGCAAGCTTGGCAGCAATGCGGCTGGGACAAGGGGGACAACAGAAGAGGCAGCACAGCTCGCTGACAGATAGGCCATTCATTGTACACTgtgggaggagagaaaagaagaccACTGTTaaccacacactca carries:
- the abhd17ab gene encoding alpha/beta hydrolase domain-containing protein 17A, which gives rise to MNGLSVSELCCLFCCPPCPSRIAAKLAFLPPEPTYALLPDLEAGPVPAGAPAATSLRARGGGGGGGASGGGGGGAGSTAAGEGRWKLHLTERAEFQYSQRELDVTEVFLTRSSRGNRVGCMYIRCAPSARFTILFSHGNAVDLGQMSSFYIGLGTRINCNIFSYDYSGYGVSTGKPSEKNLYADIDAAWQALRTRYGISPENIILYGQSIGTVPTVDLASRYECAAVVLHSPLTSGMRVAFPDTKKTYCFDAFPNIEKVSKITSPVLIIHGTEDEVIDFSHGLALFERCPKAVEPLWVEGAGHNDIELYSQYLERLRRFIGQELAAQHT